The Bradyrhizobium sp. WBAH42 genome includes a window with the following:
- a CDS encoding GIY-YIG nuclease family protein — protein sequence MHYVYLLESEAFGGQRYIGLTTDLKKRLADHNAGKSSHTSRFMPWKLVAYVAFSDLHKARAFERYLKSGSGHAFAKKRLW from the coding sequence ATGCACTATGTCTATCTTCTGGAGAGCGAAGCTTTCGGAGGCCAGCGCTACATTGGCCTGACTACGGACCTCAAAAAGCGGCTAGCGGATCATAACGCAGGCAAATCATCGCATACCTCCAGATTCATGCCTTGGAAGTTGGTGGCCTATGTGGCCTTCTCGGATTTGCACAAGGCGAGAGCCTTCGAGCGTTATTTGAAGTCGGGTTCGGGCCACGCGTTCGCGAAGAAGAGACTCTGGTGA
- a CDS encoding LysR family transcriptional regulator: MSVSFRALDLNLLKVFEALMTEGSVTRAANALRMTQPAVSNALARLRDALGDPLFVRAGTGIRPTQRAVVLWEPIGEALESVRGALDEQVFDPARAQTEFSLSMSDYVSSLVMPNLLDHLGKVAPKSRVHTVPNTVVEIADQLEDNRVDCVLSVYVNEAQQPAAIRSRSLWTVDYACFMRRGHPLAAQKRLSTRTFLNAGHVDVSLAGKTMPSYDLFLASRGLSRNLVATVNHYSAAYEVVRQSDLIAVLPSDLRSQSRHAPLLHAMPLPLKAPPRIVSLFWHQRNDTVPAQRWLRETLVEMFARSD; the protein is encoded by the coding sequence ATGTCCGTGTCGTTCCGCGCGCTCGACCTCAACCTCCTGAAAGTGTTCGAGGCGCTGATGACCGAGGGCAGCGTCACGCGCGCCGCGAATGCGTTGCGGATGACCCAGCCCGCGGTCAGCAACGCGCTCGCGCGGCTGCGCGATGCGCTCGGCGATCCCCTGTTCGTGCGGGCCGGCACCGGCATCCGCCCGACCCAGCGTGCCGTGGTGCTGTGGGAGCCGATCGGCGAGGCACTGGAAAGCGTGCGCGGTGCACTCGACGAGCAGGTATTCGATCCTGCACGTGCGCAGACCGAATTCAGCCTGTCGATGTCGGACTACGTCTCCTCGCTGGTGATGCCGAACCTGCTCGACCATCTCGGCAAGGTTGCGCCGAAGTCGCGCGTTCACACCGTGCCCAATACCGTCGTCGAGATCGCCGACCAGCTCGAGGACAACAGGGTGGACTGCGTGCTCAGCGTCTATGTCAACGAGGCGCAGCAGCCGGCCGCCATCCGCTCGCGCTCGCTGTGGACGGTCGACTATGCCTGCTTCATGCGGCGCGGCCATCCGCTCGCCGCCCAGAAACGGCTGAGCACGCGCACCTTCCTCAACGCTGGACATGTCGACGTGAGCCTCGCCGGCAAGACCATGCCGTCCTACGACCTCTTCCTGGCCTCGCGCGGGCTGTCGCGCAATCTCGTCGCGACCGTCAATCATTACAGCGCCGCCTACGAGGTCGTGCGGCAATCTGACCTGATCGCGGTGCTGCCGAGCGATCTGCGCTCGCAATCGAGGCATGCACCGCTTCTGCACGCCATGCCGCTTCCGCTCAAAGCGCCGCCACGCATCGTCAGCCTGTTCTGGCACCAGCGCAACGACACCGTGCCGGCGCAGCGCTGGCTGCGCGAGACCCTGGTCGAGATGTTCGCCAGATCCGATTGA
- the rlmB gene encoding 23S rRNA (guanosine(2251)-2'-O)-methyltransferase RlmB, whose product MKDRKFGPKGARGGAKPFNRPGKSAGRPAWRDRDSHGDGPVILYGWHTVTMALANPRRRIRKLTLTENAARRLAEEHIETRVAPEIVRPQEIDRLLSPDAVHQGLLAEADPLPSPEIETLTQDGMVLVLDQITDPHNVGAILRSAAAFAVKAIVTTARHSPEATGVLAKAASGALELVPVVTVQNLARALTALNERGFQTVGLDSEGSEDISDVALREPLALVLGAEGKGLRQLTRETCSVVARLDMPGEIKSLNVSNAAVLALYVGASRLGLMKRS is encoded by the coding sequence ATGAAGGATCGAAAATTCGGCCCCAAGGGGGCTCGCGGCGGGGCTAAGCCCTTCAACAGACCCGGAAAATCGGCTGGCCGACCGGCTTGGCGCGACCGTGATTCGCACGGCGACGGCCCGGTCATTCTCTACGGCTGGCACACCGTCACCATGGCGCTCGCCAACCCGCGGCGGCGGATCCGCAAGCTGACGCTGACCGAGAACGCCGCAAGGCGCCTTGCGGAAGAGCACATCGAGACGCGGGTGGCGCCCGAGATCGTGCGGCCCCAGGAGATCGACCGGCTGCTGTCGCCCGACGCCGTGCACCAGGGCCTCCTCGCTGAGGCCGATCCCCTGCCCTCGCCCGAGATCGAGACGTTGACGCAGGACGGCATGGTGCTGGTGCTCGACCAGATCACCGATCCCCACAATGTCGGTGCCATCCTGCGCTCGGCCGCCGCGTTCGCGGTGAAGGCGATCGTCACGACCGCGCGCCACAGTCCGGAAGCGACCGGCGTGCTGGCGAAGGCAGCCTCCGGCGCGCTCGAGCTTGTGCCTGTTGTCACCGTGCAAAATCTCGCCCGTGCGCTGACGGCGCTGAACGAGCGCGGGTTCCAGACTGTCGGCCTCGACAGTGAAGGCAGTGAGGATATCAGCGACGTCGCGCTGCGCGAGCCGCTTGCGCTCGTGCTGGGCGCCGAAGGCAAAGGCCTCAGGCAATTGACCCGCGAAACCTGCAGCGTCGTGGCGCGGCTCGACATGCCCGGCGAGATCAAGAGCCTCAACGTTTCGAATGCTGCAGTGCTCGCGCTCTATGTCGGCGCGAGCCGGCTCGGGCTGATGAAGCGCTCCTAA
- a CDS encoding LLM class flavin-dependent oxidoreductase, whose protein sequence is MTTPLEFGLDTFGDVTKNTSGALISHAQVIRNVVDEAVLADELGLDFIGLGEHHRADFAISSPETVLAAIASRTKRIHLGSAVTVLSSDDPIRVFQRFATLDAVSNGRAEVILGRGSFTESFPLFGFDLRKYEELFEEKLDLLAALLSQQPVTWQGKLRPPLRDQLVYPPVENGTLKTWIGVGGSPQSVVRAAHYDLPLMLAIIGGDPARFAPYVELYHRAFKEFGRPAQPIGVHSPGYVAETDAQAREELWPDYKAMRDRIGKERGWPPMGRDEFVHEAEHGSLYVGAPETVARKIAKTAKALGISRFQLKYSAGPLPHEKLMRSIELYGRKVVPMVREMMG, encoded by the coding sequence ATGACCACACCGCTCGAATTCGGACTGGATACCTTTGGCGACGTCACCAAGAACACCTCAGGCGCCCTGATCTCGCATGCGCAGGTGATCCGCAACGTCGTCGATGAAGCGGTGCTGGCCGACGAGCTCGGCCTCGACTTCATCGGCCTCGGCGAGCATCATCGCGCCGATTTCGCGATCTCCTCGCCTGAAACCGTGCTCGCGGCGATCGCATCGCGCACCAAACGCATCCACCTCGGCTCGGCGGTGACGGTGCTGTCCTCGGACGATCCCATTCGCGTGTTCCAGCGCTTTGCCACGCTGGATGCGGTCTCGAACGGACGCGCCGAGGTGATCCTCGGCCGCGGCTCATTCACCGAATCCTTCCCGCTGTTCGGCTTCGACCTCCGCAAATATGAAGAGCTGTTCGAGGAGAAGCTCGATCTGTTGGCCGCGCTCTTGTCGCAGCAGCCGGTCACCTGGCAAGGCAAGCTGCGTCCGCCGCTGCGGGATCAGCTGGTCTATCCGCCGGTCGAGAACGGCACGCTGAAAACCTGGATCGGCGTCGGCGGCAGTCCGCAATCGGTGGTGCGCGCCGCGCATTACGATCTGCCCCTGATGCTCGCGATCATCGGCGGCGATCCCGCCCGCTTTGCGCCCTATGTCGAGCTCTATCACCGCGCTTTCAAGGAGTTTGGCCGGCCCGCACAGCCGATCGGCGTGCATTCGCCGGGCTATGTCGCCGAAACGGATGCGCAGGCGCGCGAAGAACTCTGGCCCGACTACAAGGCGATGCGCGACCGCATCGGCAAGGAGCGCGGCTGGCCGCCGATGGGACGCGACGAGTTCGTCCATGAGGCCGAGCATGGCTCGCTCTATGTCGGCGCGCCGGAAACGGTGGCGCGCAAGATCGCGAAGACCGCCAAGGCGCTCGGCATTTCGCGGTTTCAGTTGAAGTATTCGGCGGGACCATTGCCGCACGAGAAGCTGATGCGGAGCATCGAGCTCTACGGGCGGAAGGTGGTGCCGATGGTGCGGGAGATGATGGGGTAG